A window from Lampris incognitus isolate fLamInc1 chromosome 5, fLamInc1.hap2, whole genome shotgun sequence encodes these proteins:
- the sh2d3a gene encoding breast cancer anti-estrogen resistance protein 3 homolog, producing the protein MDSLKKELEEELKLDTEDLRSHAWYHGPLSREGAESLLERDGDFLVRDSSSAPGDYVLSCYWRNEPMHFKIIRVVLRPKKGYTRELFQFEDDRFDNVPALIRFHVGGRRPISQTSGAVVFHPITRTLPLRVITERHIDQGGSSSRGQGEETHKDHSKRLSFCSAQADLLQINNPLLRSGSQPSVLENSGHRPSLQSAQSDSNLRTGVPRTSHSDQAGPAPISPVFRTGSEPLLSPHQHHRFPAHQGGGVTLRGSDGQLHPRAPPKPLRVSTLFPNGASPLSSRSQDDPSSFYDELVVQLPKSRRKGHVDRLRAEEKWQSRARLTETSFSFLEAQNDGTSPQLPFDGHLQVEATEEVEEWHFQRPHVELESCFQLDQFESLLLPENNRPLEPSVLLALKELFNRCDAGTTALHMLSVDCQVARVVGVTDEQKTIMAVASGLELVTLPHGHQLRQDLLERHHLIALGVAVDILGCTGTVGQRATVLHKVISLAQALKEKAHNLYSFSAVMKALEMPQVVRLEMTWRALRRNHTESAVMYEKNLKPFMNSLSEGDDSVVQGPVAMPHLVPLLMLMEGEDPSENSERGCQLLYDVLQSARNTALHASDYQQHAHTLLTGGWEPIPELLEAFHTEFALRLFWGQSGAEAERQERYNKFDKILCVLSDKLEPVEVTPQPFEP; encoded by the exons ATGGACTCCCTcaagaaggagctggaagaggagcTGAAGCTCGACACTGAGGACCTGAGGAGTCATGCGTGGTACCATGGACCGCTGAGTAGAGAG GGGGCGGAATCTCTGTTGGAGAGGGACGGAGACTTCCTAGTCCGTGATTCAAGCTCTGCCCCTGGTGACTATGTCCTTAGCTGCTATTGGAGGAATGAGCCCATGCACTTTAAGATCATACGGGTGGTGCTGCGACCCAAGAAg gggTACACAAGGGAGCTTTTCCAGTTTGAGGATGATCGCTTTGACAATGTCCCTGCATTAATTCGTTTCCATGTGGGTGGACGTCGACCTATCTCCCAGACTTCAGGCGCTGTGGTCTTCCACCCAATTACACGCACACTTCCTCTGCGGGTCATCACTGAGCGCCACATAGATCAAGGAGGCAGCAGTAGTAGGGGTCAAGGAGAAGAGACACACAAGGATCACAGCAAGAGACTGAGCTTCTGCTCGGCACAAGCTGACCTATTGCAGATCAACAATCCATTGCtcag GAGTGGAAGTCAGCCTTCTGTCTTGGAGAATTCAGGACACAGGCCTTCATTACAGTCTGCTCAGTCTGACAGCAACCTACGAACAG GTGTTCCTCGGACCAGTCATTCAGATCAAGCTGGCCCTGCTCCCATCTCCCCAGTATTTAGGACAGGCAGCGAACCCCTGCTGAGCCCCCATCAACATCATAGGTTTCCTGCCCATCAAG GAGGAGGGGTTACACTACGTGGTTCAGATGGACAGCTACACCCCAGAGCTCCCCCAAAACCACTCAGGGTCTCTACTCTGTTCCCTAATGGTGCATCCCCTCTGTCCTCACGGTCTCAGGACGACCCTTCCTCTTTCTATGATGAGCTGGTTGTCCAG TTGCCAAAGTCCCGGCGGAAGGGCCATGTGGATCGTCTCCGTGCAGAGGAGAAGTGGCAGAGCCGTGCCCGTCTCACAGAGACTTCATTTAGTTTCCTAGAAGCACAGAACGATGGGACTTCGCCACAGTTACCATTTGACGGACATCTCCAAGTGGAGGCCACGGAAGAAGTGGAAGAGTGGCATTTTCAGCGTCCTCAT GTGGAGTTAGAGTCATGCTTTCAGCTGGATCAGTTTGAATCGCTTCTCTTGCCGGAGAACAACCGACCCTTGGAGCCCAGTGTCCTGCTGGCCCTCAAAGAGCTTTTCAACCGCTGTGATGCTGGTACCACTGCTCTGCACATGCTCAGTGTGGACTGCCAG GTAGCACGCGTCGTTGGGGTAACAGATGAGCAGAAGACGATTATGGCAGTTGCGTCAGGGTTAGAGCTCGTCACTTTGCCACATGGACACCAGTTGCGACAGGATCTTTTAGAGAG GCATCATCTAATAGCCCTAGGAGTAGCAGTAGACATTCTTGGCTGCACGGGGACAGTGGGTCAGAGGGCAACCgttttacataaagtcatctcatTGGCTCAGGCCTTGAAAGAAAAAGCCCACAACCTCTATTCCTTCTCAGCAGTAATGAAGGCTCTGGAAATGCCCCAG GTGGTGCGGTTAGAGATGACATGGCGAGCATTGAGGAGGAACCACACAGAGAGTGCTGTGATGTATGAGAAGAATCTCAAACCTTTCATGAACTCCCTGAGTGAGGGAGATG ATTCTGTGGTGCAGGGACCAGTAGCTATGCCACACCTGGTGCCCCTGCTGATGTTGATGGAAGGTGAAGACCCAAGTGAGAACAGCGAGCGAGGCTGTCAACTTCTCTATGATGTTCTCCAGTCAGCGCGCAATACAGCACTGCATGCCTCAGATTATCAGCAGCATGCACACACTCTgctcacag GGGGCTGGGAGCCAATCCCTGAGCTGCTGGAAGCGTTCCACACAGAGTTTGCCTTGCGGCTC